One window of Anaerohalosphaeraceae bacterium genomic DNA carries:
- a CDS encoding lipopolysaccharide biosynthesis protein produces the protein MSSELRSKTHRAALWSLLEITGQRGVQFVVGVILARLLLPEEFGLIGMLLFFLALAQIFLDSGFGAALIQRQQITDTDINSIFYFNILVGFLCAGLLCLLAPSVAVFYQQPILKPLLRFLSLILIINAFGLIQSTLLVKAIDFKTQTKVSLLAVILSGGIGITLAVLNFGVWSLAVQQVCAALFRTVFLWVFSTWRPSRLFSLRSLKDLFHYAWKLLCSGFLNAVFDNLYYVVIGRLFPPAELGYFTRADNLQQLPSITLSSVAGRIAFPVFSTIQKEPERVKRGLQKALMFTALIHFPLMLSLGAAARQVVLVLLTEKWAPCILYLKMLSLVGMMLPLHVLNLNVLQALGRSDLFLRLELVKKGLVVLNLLIAWRWGIPAIILGQIVVSLLGLYLNGYFNKSLIRYSFWEQIQDLSAYLNPALIAAAAVYLIGLMPISSPAVQLLLQVAVGTAVYLGLSEVLRLEAYLELRRILVGRLQTLRG, from the coding sequence ATGAGCTCGGAGCTGCGGTCCAAAACCCATCGGGCGGCTCTGTGGAGTCTTCTGGAAATCACCGGGCAGCGGGGCGTGCAGTTTGTTGTGGGGGTGATTTTGGCCCGCCTTCTGCTGCCGGAAGAGTTCGGCCTGATTGGGATGCTCCTGTTTTTTCTGGCGCTGGCCCAGATTTTTCTGGACAGCGGATTCGGAGCGGCCCTGATCCAGCGGCAGCAGATTACCGACACCGACATTAATTCCATTTTTTACTTCAATATTCTGGTCGGATTTCTGTGTGCCGGTTTGTTATGTCTTTTGGCGCCTTCTGTGGCGGTTTTTTATCAGCAGCCGATTCTGAAGCCGCTGCTTCGCTTTTTGTCGCTGATTCTGATTATCAATGCCTTCGGTCTGATTCAGAGTACGCTGCTGGTCAAAGCAATCGATTTCAAGACGCAGACGAAAGTCTCGCTGCTGGCGGTGATTCTGTCCGGAGGAATCGGCATTACCCTGGCGGTTCTGAATTTCGGCGTCTGGAGTCTGGCGGTCCAGCAGGTCTGTGCCGCCTTGTTTCGAACGGTTTTTCTGTGGGTTTTCAGTACATGGCGGCCTTCCCGGCTGTTCAGCCTGCGCTCTCTGAAGGATTTATTCCACTACGCCTGGAAGCTGCTCTGTTCCGGTTTTCTGAATGCGGTCTTTGACAATCTTTACTACGTGGTCATCGGCCGGCTTTTTCCGCCGGCGGAACTGGGATATTTTACCCGTGCAGACAATCTGCAGCAGCTGCCCTCGATTACGCTCAGCAGTGTGGCGGGACGGATTGCTTTTCCGGTCTTTTCGACCATTCAGAAAGAGCCCGAGCGGGTCAAAAGGGGACTTCAAAAAGCTCTGATGTTTACGGCCCTGATTCATTTTCCGCTGATGCTCAGTCTGGGAGCGGCGGCCCGGCAGGTTGTTCTGGTTCTGCTGACGGAAAAATGGGCGCCCTGCATTCTTTATCTGAAGATGCTCAGCCTGGTCGGGATGATGCTTCCCCTTCACGTGCTGAATCTGAACGTCCTTCAGGCCCTGGGGCGGTCGGACTTGTTTTTGCGGCTTGAACTGGTGAAAAAGGGGTTGGTGGTTCTGAATCTTCTGATTGCCTGGCGGTGGGGGATTCCGGCGATTATTCTGGGGCAGATTGTGGTTTCCCTGCTGGGATTGTATTTGAACGGATATTTCAACAAAAGTCTCATTCGGTATTCCTTTTGGGAACAGATTCAGGACCTGTCCGCTTATCTGAATCCGGCTCTGATTGCGGCGGCGGCGGTTTATCTGATCGGCCTGATGCCGATTTCCTCTCCGGCGGTTCAGCTGCTGCTTCAAGTTGCGGTCGGAACGGCGGTTTATCTGGGATTGTCGGAGGTTTTACGGCTGGAGGCTTATCTGGAGCTGCGGCGAATTCTTGTCGGCCGCCTGCAGACTCTGCGGGGTTAA
- a CDS encoding DegT/DnrJ/EryC1/StrS family aminotransferase, with translation MTIKPFEKPIYVTRPFLPDLTEFTAGLREIWDNQWLTNNGPVLERYTRRLIEYFDTENVCLFNNGTLALQIGLQGMGISGEVITTPFTFVATTHALYWNKIRPVFVDIEPDFYTLDPKKVEAAITPWTTAILAVHVYGHPCKVIALADIARRHNLTLIYDAAHAFGVEVNGRSIAHFGDLTMFSFHATKPYHSIEGGLLTFRDPGLKQKFDYLKNFGFKNEVEVVMPGTNAKMNEFQALMGEIVLRHMPEIVSSRRQIYRHYCDCLKDVPGIKLPTPLPNEVVYNYAYMPIEINAEEYGISRDDLYQTLKQYNVYTRRYFYPLLNDFACYRSVSVSDPLTVARGVAERILTLPIYSGLSLSDVEKICELIRQVPGQRKSSV, from the coding sequence TTGACGATTAAACCCTTTGAAAAACCGATTTATGTAACCCGTCCGTTCCTGCCTGACCTGACGGAATTCACCGCCGGGCTGCGCGAAATCTGGGACAATCAGTGGCTGACTAACAACGGGCCGGTACTCGAACGATATACGAGAAGACTTATCGAATATTTTGATACCGAGAATGTGTGTCTTTTTAATAATGGAACGCTGGCCCTGCAAATCGGCCTGCAGGGGATGGGGATCAGCGGGGAGGTCATCACGACCCCGTTTACCTTTGTGGCGACCACCCATGCTTTATACTGGAATAAAATCCGTCCGGTTTTTGTGGATATTGAGCCGGACTTTTACACCCTCGACCCCAAAAAGGTGGAAGCGGCGATTACCCCCTGGACGACGGCCATCCTGGCAGTTCACGTTTACGGCCATCCGTGTAAGGTGATTGCCCTGGCGGATATTGCACGCCGGCATAATCTGACACTGATTTACGATGCGGCTCATGCCTTCGGGGTCGAAGTGAACGGCCGTTCGATTGCCCACTTTGGGGACCTGACGATGTTCAGCTTTCACGCCACGAAACCGTATCATTCCATTGAAGGCGGGCTGCTGACTTTCCGGGACCCTGGTCTGAAGCAGAAGTTCGATTATCTGAAAAATTTCGGTTTCAAGAATGAAGTCGAAGTCGTAATGCCCGGAACCAACGCCAAGATGAATGAATTTCAGGCCCTGATGGGCGAAATCGTGCTGCGGCATATGCCGGAGATTGTGTCATCCCGCCGGCAGATTTATCGGCATTATTGCGACTGCCTGAAGGACGTTCCCGGCATCAAACTGCCGACGCCTTTGCCGAACGAAGTGGTTTACAACTATGCGTATATGCCGATTGAAATCAATGCCGAGGAGTACGGCATCAGCCGGGACGATTTGTATCAGACACTCAAACAATACAATGTGTACACACGCCGCTATTTTTATCCTTTGCTGAATGATTTTGCCTGCTATCGTTCCGTTTCCGTAAGTGACCCGCTGACCGTGGCCCGCGGTGTGGCGGAACGGATTCTGACGCTGCCCATCTACAGCGGGCTGTCTTTGTCGGATGTGGAAAAGATTTGCGAGCTGATTCGTCAGGTTCCCGGACAGCGCAAGAGTTCGGTGTAA